The sequence ACTCTCACTGATTCATTCAACAACTGTGGTCAGAATGCAGCTACCCGTGTCCACTAACAACTTCTTAAACCCATGAAACCTTCAAACTTCCCTGAGAACAGTTAGTGATGAGACCAGGGTGCTGCAGAGGAGGTTGTTCTGGtggtttaagataagataagataacctttattagtcccacacgtgggaaatttgttttgtcacagcaggaagtggacagtgcaaaagttatgaggcaaaaattagaatacaataagaataaatacagtacacagctgtacagaatagaataaaataatatactatatacagtagaataaaataaaataaatatacaataagataaaaatagaatacaaatactatatacaactgagtaaaaatacaacgatgacagaaaggattattgcacttagtgttattgcatatgtatggatgtgtgtgcttgatcagttaaagtctttattatggagtctgacagcagtggggaggaaagacctgcgaaatctctccgtcccacaccgtgggtgccgcagtctcccactgaaggagctgctcagtgctgtcacagtctgctgcatggggtgggagacgttgtccaacagggatgacagcttagccgccgttctcctgtcactcaccacctccactgggtccagagggcatcctagaacagagccggcccttcggatcaccctgttcagtctcttcctgtccccagcagagatgctgccgccccagcagaccacgccataaaagatagcagaagccaccacagagtcatagaaggtcttcaggagtgggccctccactccaaacgacctgagtctccgcagcaggtacagcctgctctgccctttcctgtagagggcgtctgagttatgagtccagtccagtctattgttcagatgaacaccaaggtacctgtagctgtccacagcctcaatgtccataccctggatgttcagtggttgcagtggagaatgcttgtgcctgcggaagtctaccaccagttccttggttttactggcattgatctggaggtagttcagctggcaccagttcAGTTTAGTGTCCAGGATCAGGAAGGTTTGTATTTCATGGTCTCTGCAGACGGTGCTGTTCATAAGGCCAAAGACTGACATCATTTCCCTGAACAGGTAGGCGGTCTTTGTCAGGTTTTTTCTGCTGATTTGTTGCATCAGTCAGCTCCAGCTTTAGTGACGGCTGCCTCTGCGATCAGGGAAAGTTTCAGTGAGCGTGGCAGCAGTAAGGCGAagcttcacaaacacacaatggtACGTTTGTGTAGAGAATACTTTTAAGTAGATACTTTGACAGATGTGTGTAGCACATCTGTGTTCATTAACATAAAGAGAGAAACGTGTTTTTCCTGCTCTGATCATGTGATGATGGCTTATGATGAGAAACGCCTAAAATGTGAAattgtgtgtttgcaggatCACAGTGAAGACACAACGCAGGGGAACAAAATACAGCTCATCATAAACTCCTCAAAGGTTTCATACTTCACACTTGCTGCTTACTTCGACACCAGTACTTTGAAATATTTCTGTTTCACGGTTGTTATGTCTTTATACTTATTGATTCTTTGCGCCAATGTCCTGCTGATTGTGGTTATCTGTGTGAACAGAAGCTTACATGAACCTATGTACATGTTTCTGTGCAGCCTGTTTGTGAATGAGCTGTATGGTAGTACAGGGCTGTTTCCGTCCCTCCTGGTTCAGATCCTCTCTGATGTTCACACTGTTTCTGCTCCTCTCTGCTTCCTGCAGATCTTCTGTCTGTACTCGTATGTCTGTGTTGAGTTTTGCATCTTAGCCGTCATGTCTTATGACAGATACCTCGCCATCTGCTGTCCTCTGCAATATCACACACGTATGACGCCTGCAACGGTTGTCTTGCTGATTGCACTTTCCTGGTTATACTCTTTTCTTACCATTCTTGCTTTGATCTTACTGATCGCTCCTCTGGAGCTCTGTGGGAACGTCATTAACAAGGTTTACTGTTTGAACTACTCCATTGTGAAACTGGCCTGCTCTGAAACCACAGCAAATAACATTTATGGTCTTTTTATCACAGCTC comes from Astatotilapia calliptera chromosome 14, fAstCal1.2, whole genome shotgun sequence and encodes:
- the LOC113036489 gene encoding olfactory receptor 51G1-like gives rise to the protein MAYDEKRLKCEIVCLQDHSEDTTQGNKIQLIINSSKVSYFTLAAYFDTSTLKYFCFTVVMSLYLLILCANVLLIVVICVNRSLHEPMYMFLCSLFVNELYGSTGLFPSLLVQILSDVHTVSAPLCFLQIFCLYSYVCVEFCILAVMSYDRYLAICCPLQYHTRMTPATVVLLIALSWLYSFLTILALILLIAPLELCGNVINKVYCLNYSIVKLACSETTANNIYGLFITALTVFVPVILILCSYVRILKVCFSGSKQTRQKAVSTCTPHLSSLLNFSFGVCFEVIQSRFSLSSVHSMVHIVLSLYFLTCQPLFNPVLYGLNMSNICKRLFAHKRR